The genomic stretch GGGACGACCTGTCGACGCCGAACATCGTCGCCAGCGGGCTGTTCGGTGACGGCGCAGCGGCGGTTGTCATGGTCGGTGCGAACCGCGCCCAGGACCAGCCCGGTCCCAGAGTCGTCGACTCGCGCAGCCGGCTGTACCCCGACAGCCAGCGAACAATGGGCTGGGACATCGGCGGCAGCGGCTTTCGGATCGTGCTGACGGCGAGCGTCGCGGACGTCGTGGAGCGGTACCTGGGCGAGGACGTCGGGGGCTTCCTCGGCGACCACGACCTCAAGGGGTCCGACGTCACCCGCTGGGTCTGCCACCCCGGCGGGCCCAAGGTGCTCGAGGCGATGGAACGCACGCTGGACCTCCACGACGGCGAGCTCGACGTCACCTGGCGCTCGCTGGCCCGGATCGGCAACCTGTCGTCCTCCTCCGTGCTGCACGTGCTCGCGGACACCCTCGCCGGAAGGGACGGCACCCCTCCGCCCGAGCCGGGCACCCCCGGGCTGCTGCTGGCGATGGGGCCGGGCTTCTGCTCCGAGCTCGTCCTGCTCGAGTGGTGAGCGGATGACCGGTCCCGCGGCGTTCCGCGCGCTCATCCTGGCCGTGGCTGCCGAACGGGTCGCCGAGCTCGCCGTCTCCCATCGAAACCTGCGGTGGAGCCGGCAACAGGGCGGTGCCGAGTTCGGCGCCGGGCACTACCCACTGATGGTCGCCCTGCACTCCGGCCTGCTCGCCGGTGCGCTGGCCGAGTCCCAGCTGGGACGACGACGCGTGGACCCGCGGCTGGCCGTGCCCATGGTGACGCTCGTCGTGGCGTCGCAGGCGCTGCGCTGGTGGTGCATCCGCTCGCTCGGGCCACGCTGGAACACCCGCGTCGTCGTCGTCCCCGATCTGCCGCTCGTGGCACGGGGGCCGTACCGCTTCCTGCGCCACCCGAACTACGTGGCCGTCGTCGTGGAGGGCGCCGCGCTTCCGCTCGTCGGCTCGGCCTGGATCACAGCCACCGCCTTCACTGCGTTGAACCTGCCGCTGCTCGCCGTCCGGGTCCGCGCCGAGGACGCCGCCCTGGCGGAGAGCCGCGGCGGCCCGCGGTGATCGACCTCGTCGTGGTCGGGGGCGGTCCGGTCGGCCTGATGAGCGCCATCTACGCGGCGTCTGCGGGTCTGTCGGTCACCGTCGTCGAGCCACGATCCACACCGGTCGACAAGGCGTGCGGGGAAGGGCTCATGCCCGGCGCGGTGGCGGCCCTGGCCGCTGTCGACGTCCAGCCGGCGGGGATGCCGTTCCGCGGGATCCGCTACCTGCAGGGCGACCGTCACGTCGAGGCCAGGTTCGCCACCGGACCGGGGCGCGGGGTCCGGCGGACCGAGCTCCATCGGGCGCTGGCCGCGCGGGCCGAGCAGGTCGGTGTGCGCTTCGTCGAACAGCGGGTCACCGAGGTGGAACAGACCGCCGGGTGGGTGGGCGCCGCGGGGGTGCGGGCCCGTCACCTGATCGGCGCGGACGGCCTGCACTCGACGGTCCGGCGGGCAGCGGGTCTGCTGCGGCCGCCCGGCCCGAGCCGGCGGTACGGGCTCCGACGGCACTACCGCGTCGCTCCGTGGTCCGACCTCGTCGAGGTGCACTGGGGCCCGGACGCCGAGGTCTACGTCACGCCCGTGGCGCCCGACACGGTCGGTGTCGCCGTCCTCGGGCCCGGCCCGCTCGACCTGGACCGGACCCTGTCCCAGCTGCCCGCACTCGGTCGGCACCTGTCCCGGGCGGCTCCGGTCAGCGCCGTTCGCGGGGCCGGACCGTTGTGGCAACGGAGCCGGGCCCGGGTGAGCGGCCGGATCCTGCTGGTCGGCGACGCCGCGGGGTACGTCGATGCCCTCACCGGGGAGGGGCTCCGGATCGGCTTCGCAGAGGCGGCTGCCGCCGTGGACTGCATCCTGAACGACCGCCCCGAGGACTACGCGCAGCGGTGGAACACCATCACCCGGTCCTACCGCGTGCTGACCGGGTCCATGGTGTGGTGCGCCGGGCGTTCGAGCGTGCGCAGGGCCATCGTGCCGTCCGCGCAGTCACTGCCACCGGTATTCGCCCGCCTAGTGAACTCGCTAGCCACCTGACCCGGGGCCGCGTCCGGCCGGGCCGGACGGCACTACCGGGAGCCTCCGGGAAGGGAAGTCCTGGGGACAGGTCACGGAGGTGAGTCCGATGATCGAGTCGCTGACTGTCCCTCCGCCCCACGATCAGTCCCTGGAGCATGCGCTCTCCCGCCTCGTGCATAACGGCGTGATCGACGAGGCCCTGGCCCAGCGGATCGAGGCCGAGCGCAACCGGGACGCGGCCGCGGAGGTCCTCGCCGCCCAGGCCCCGCCGGCCAAGGCACCGACGCGCGCCCGGCTTCCCGAGGTCCTCGGCTACCTGGGCGCGGCCTTCGTGGTGACCGCTGGGCTGCTCGTGGTCGCTCGCTTCTGGCGGCAGATGGGCCTGCCGGTCCGGGTGACGGTCTCGCTGACCGGTGCGACCGCGCTGATCGGCGTGGCCCTGGTTGTCGCGTGCACCACGACCGGCGGTTGGCGCCGCCTGCGAAGCTCCGCAGACGCTGCTCGCCGCCGACTGGTCGGGGCGCTGCTCGTCCTGGCCGCGCCGCTGACAGCGTTGGCGCTCGGTCTGGTGCTGGACGACGCCGACGTCCAGACCGTGCTGCTGCCCTCCGCGCTCGTCGCCCTGGCGGTGTGTGCGGTCGCCGTCGCAGTGGCCGGAGGGGTGATCCCCACGCTCGGCGTGTTCGCCGCCGGCGGCCTCACCCTGGCCGGCTTCGGGGAGCTGTTCGACTCGGTGTCGACCCTGGCCTGGATGGTGGCCATCGTGCTCACCGCGATGGTCTGGACGGCGGTCGCACCACGGCTGGCCGGGGCACCGACCGTGGCGCTGAGCCTCGGGCTGCTCACGCTCGTCTATGTCGGCTCCTTCGCGGCGCAATACCAGATCCACGAGGGCCCCGAGGTGGACGAGTTCGGGAACACGATGGACTTCGGCCCCGTCGAGTGGGGCGCGCACGCGGTCGTGCCGTTCGGGTACGCCGTCCTGCTCGGCGTGATCGTGGTCGGCACGGCGCTGTACCTGCGCGGCGCGTCCTGGCCATGGATCGGCGCAGCCGGCTTGGCCGCTGCAGTTCCGTGGGAACGCTGGCCGCGGAGCAGTTCGGCGCCATCGCGGCGTTCTTCGCGGTCGGGATCGTGCTGCTCGGGGCGAGCGCGGTGCTGCTGGTCAGGCGCGGACGGCGCGCTCCGGGCTGAGCGTCAGCCCACCCGGTGCTCGCCCTCGGCCGGCGCCACGGCGGCGGCCAGCCGGAGTCCCCACTGGCGAGCGCGTTCCTCCTCGCCGTCTAGGATCGGCCCTGCCGTCCCGTTGACCCAGAAGCTCTCCGGCGGAAGGGCCAGCCGGCCGCCGAGCCCGCGCAGCCGCTTGGCCGCCCGGTGGGCCGCCGATCCGGGCAGCCGAGGCCGCCGGACCCGCGAGTCGAACGTCGCCACCGGCACCCGCACGGACCCGCTGTCCAGCCCCTCGATCCACTCCCGGATCCCGACGCCCTGGGAGACCACGGGGCGGGCGGCTTGCTTGGCGGCGTCCTGCCGGGTGTTCGGTCGGGTCATGCCGAACGCGTGCGTCGGCCCGCCCACCACGAGCAGGTCGACGTCGGCGGCGACCGCCGAGGGGGCGGCGCCGACCTCCACCAGGTCCACCGTCATCCGCACGGACAAGCCGTCAGCGACGGCGACGGCGACCGTCTGGGTGTTGCCGAACATCGACTCATACACGACGAGCGCGCGCTTCATCGGTCCTCCTCGTCGAGCTCACCGCACACCGGCCAGCCTGTGCGACGGCGCCGAGCCCGGCTAGGGCCAACCGGCCCCTTCGTCCGGAGAACACCCTCGCCGTGCGGCCGACCGTGCGCCCTCCTGGCGCGGTGCGGTCGACCACGGCAGCAGGGAGATGGGCCGTGCCAGAGCTGCGGCTCCGACCGGTGACGGACGACGCGTTCGCCGCGTACCGGGAGCGCCTGGTCCACGACCTGGCCTGACCACTATCAGCACCACCAGGCCGGTGCCGGCCGGGCGATTCGGGACGAAAGTCCCTCGCGCCGGGGCCCGACCCTCTGAGGTAATTGCCCCGTCAACAACTAATGGTGCCGTCCACGAACTCCCCCTTTCCGTCGGCGACGCCGCCTCCCAGAGAAGGAAGACAGCAACGCTCCCGCTGCAATGCCGGGAGCGTTGCTGTGAGTTCGGCCGCGCTCAGGGATGGAACAGCGAGCCGACGAGCAGGCCCAGGCTCACCAACCGGCCCCCACCCGTCGCAGTGCAGGAGTTCACGACCACCAAAACGGCCGGACGACCGCACGACCGGTCAGAGCTTGTGCAGCTTCGGGTAGGGGATCTCCAGGCGCTCCGTGTGGGTATCGCCGAAGGTGACCAGCAGGGCCCGGTCAGCGGCCACGTCGACCACGCGGCCCAAACCCCACCTGTCGTGACTGACCCTGTCCCCCACCGCGTACGACTGCACCGGGGCCGCTGCGCGGTCCTTGAAAGGGCTTCCTGGCGGACGTCTGCGTGCTGGGGAACCGTGGGTGCTCACCTGTCGAGTATGGACCCCTTCAGCCGCGGGACCGGACGAACGGCAGCACGCGGCTCCAGAACGTCTCGGTGGCGACCGGGTCGTACTCGGCGGGAAGGGTCGGGTCGGTGAACAGGTGGCCGGAGCTCTGGTAGTCGAAGAC from Actinomycetes bacterium encodes the following:
- a CDS encoding type III polyketide synthase; translation: MATIVGVSGVVAEHGYAQREITEAFVSAATPSGSQRALAERIHAATGVRHRHLALPLDEYARLDGFTAANDAFIRVGTALGEQAMVKALAAAGLAPADVDLVVTASVTGIAAPSLEALLAPRLGLRPDVKRIPVFGLGCVAGAWGLARLHDYLLGHPDDVAVLLSVELCSLTVQRDDLSTPNIVASGLFGDGAAAVVMVGANRAQDQPGPRVVDSRSRLYPDSQRTMGWDIGGSGFRIVLTASVADVVERYLGEDVGGFLGDHDLKGSDVTRWVCHPGGPKVLEAMERTLDLHDGELDVTWRSLARIGNLSSSSVLHVLADTLAGRDGTPPPEPGTPGLLLAMGPGFCSELVLLEW
- a CDS encoding isoprenylcysteine carboxylmethyltransferase family protein → MTGPAAFRALILAVAAERVAELAVSHRNLRWSRQQGGAEFGAGHYPLMVALHSGLLAGALAESQLGRRRVDPRLAVPMVTLVVASQALRWWCIRSLGPRWNTRVVVVPDLPLVARGPYRFLRHPNYVAVVVEGAALPLVGSAWITATAFTALNLPLLAVRVRAEDAALAESRGGPR
- a CDS encoding NAD(P)/FAD-dependent oxidoreductase; protein product: MIDLVVVGGGPVGLMSAIYAASAGLSVTVVEPRSTPVDKACGEGLMPGAVAALAAVDVQPAGMPFRGIRYLQGDRHVEARFATGPGRGVRRTELHRALAARAEQVGVRFVEQRVTEVEQTAGWVGAAGVRARHLIGADGLHSTVRRAAGLLRPPGPSRRYGLRRHYRVAPWSDLVEVHWGPDAEVYVTPVAPDTVGVAVLGPGPLDLDRTLSQLPALGRHLSRAAPVSAVRGAGPLWQRSRARVSGRILLVGDAAGYVDALTGEGLRIGFAEAAAAVDCILNDRPEDYAQRWNTITRSYRVLTGSMVWCAGRSSVRRAIVPSAQSLPPVFARLVNSLAT
- a CDS encoding flavodoxin domain-containing protein, yielding MKRALVVYESMFGNTQTVAVAVADGLSVRMTVDLVEVGAAPSAVAADVDLLVVGGPTHAFGMTRPNTRQDAAKQAARPVVSQGVGIREWIEGLDSGSVRVPVATFDSRVRRPRLPGSAAHRAAKRLRGLGGRLALPPESFWVNGTAGPILDGEEERARQWGLRLAAAVAPAEGEHRVG